One window from the genome of Kaistella carnis encodes:
- a CDS encoding DUF4126 domain-containing protein yields MLDNIPYLPYVLSAFMGIGLAAATGFRVFLPMFAVSLASYMGWIPMNDSFHWLAGLPVLITTGIATVVEIMAYYIPFVDHLLDTMSIPLATIAGSVMFASQFADVGTFPQWALALIAGGGTAAAISSGFAGTRAASTATTGGLGNSVVATTETAGAGIMSVLAMAAPIIAFIATIILVIAVLFLGRKLWRKFKGFNSNKPAKIIDVEAIDRKHLE; encoded by the coding sequence ATGCTTGACAATATACCCTATTTGCCTTACGTTCTCAGTGCTTTCATGGGAATTGGATTGGCCGCCGCAACAGGATTTCGTGTCTTCCTGCCTATGTTTGCCGTAAGTTTGGCTTCGTATATGGGCTGGATTCCGATGAATGACAGTTTTCACTGGCTTGCCGGTTTACCTGTTTTAATTACAACCGGAATTGCAACTGTCGTAGAGATTATGGCCTATTACATTCCGTTCGTCGATCATCTTTTAGATACCATGTCGATTCCTTTGGCTACGATTGCCGGTTCGGTGATGTTCGCGAGTCAGTTCGCAGATGTGGGAACTTTTCCACAATGGGCTTTGGCGCTCATTGCGGGTGGCGGGACCGCAGCTGCGATCAGTTCAGGTTTTGCCGGAACACGTGCAGCTTCTACTGCCACGACCGGTGGTTTGGGAAATTCTGTAGTGGCAACAACAGAAACTGCAGGTGCGGGAATAATGTCGGTTCTTGCAATGGCAGCACCCATCATTGCTTTTATTGCAACGATCATCTTAGTGATTGCGGTTCTTTTTCTGGGACGAAAACTCTGGCGTAAGTTTAAAGGATTCAACAGCAATAAACCTGCAAAAATAATTGATGTTGAAGCAATTGACCGAAAACATCTGGAATAA
- the rnpA gene encoding ribonuclease P protein component, with protein MSDFKLPKHEKLKQKKEIGLLFEKGKWKTYENVRIITLNLDKKPQDGFSFDNQKIGVSVSKKHFKRAHDRNRIKRLLRECYRLNKDLFTEKFGTNSLTMVFWISKEMPAHFKVVEENFLKLCESVK; from the coding sequence ATGAGTGATTTCAAACTTCCGAAGCACGAAAAACTAAAACAAAAAAAAGAAATTGGGTTGCTTTTTGAAAAAGGGAAGTGGAAAACCTATGAAAATGTAAGAATAATCACTCTTAATTTAGATAAAAAACCACAGGACGGTTTCTCTTTTGACAATCAAAAGATTGGTGTTTCTGTGTCGAAAAAGCATTTTAAAAGAGCGCATGACCGCAATCGAATTAAAAGATTATTACGGGAATGTTACCGATTGAATAAAGATCTTTTCACTGAAAAATTTGGGACAAACTCACTAACAATGGTTTTCTGGATTTCTAAAGAAATGCCGGCACATTTTAAAGTTGTAGAAGAAAATTTCTTAAAGCTTTGTGAATCAGTGAAATAA
- a CDS encoding LptE family protein, with protein MRLIALFLLGFFSLSLSTSCYSFTGSSLSPETKTIEIRDFPNNAPLMNASLSQEFSTAIQNRFLQRTTLKGSKENPDILIEGEIVDYSITPTTISSSVNAPGGNIQAAQNKLTIVVKVHYENKIEPDKSFDRTYSDEAVFSSDLDINTIEASQVKLVNERIINKIFNDIVANW; from the coding sequence ATGCGTTTAATTGCGCTCTTTTTACTTGGCTTTTTTTCTTTATCGCTTTCCACATCGTGCTATAGTTTTACAGGATCTTCATTAAGTCCCGAAACCAAAACCATAGAAATACGTGATTTTCCGAATAACGCACCATTAATGAATGCGAGTCTGTCACAGGAATTTTCAACTGCGATTCAAAATAGGTTTTTGCAAAGAACGACCTTAAAAGGCAGCAAAGAAAATCCCGATATTTTAATCGAAGGAGAAATTGTAGATTATTCCATTACGCCGACGACGATATCGAGTTCCGTAAATGCGCCCGGTGGAAATATTCAGGCGGCACAGAATAAACTGACGATCGTAGTGAAAGTTCATTACGAAAATAAAATAGAGCCTGACAAAAGTTTCGACAGAACGTATTCTGATGAAGCCGTTTTCAGTAGTGATTTAGACATCAACACGATTGAAGCATCGCAGGTAAAACTGGTGAACGAAAGAATCATCAATAAAATTTTTAATGATATTGTAGCCAACTGGTAA
- a CDS encoding sigma-54 interaction domain-containing protein — protein MTDLQSIKTRFGIIGNYPVLNRALQKAIQVAPTDISVLVMGESGVGKEFIPKIIHGESRRKHQPYIVVNCGAIPEGTIDSELFGHEKGAFTGATSTRKGYFEVADGGTIFLDEVGELPIQTQVRLLRVLESGEFMKVGSSQVQKTNVRIVAATNVNMLNAINDGRFREDLYYRLNTVQIDMPALRDRKGDIHLLFRKFAIDFAEKYRMPELVLTDDAIQYLENYPFPGNVRQLRNLVEQMTVVEQERSVNAVKLSEYIPMQNQLPAVIQKGGGISSSDFNSEREIMYKILFDMRNDLNDLKSLTSELIKNRGNNDLSHQEKNLINRVFTPETQVQSPNSLLYFENQNQNPYQNSAVISNSDENYDDVEDIEIEETKADSLSLQNNERELIVKALEKHKGRRNKAADELGISQRTLYRKIKQYNLEE, from the coding sequence ATGACAGACTTACAATCCATAAAAACACGCTTCGGAATTATCGGAAATTATCCGGTGCTTAATCGTGCTTTACAAAAAGCAATTCAGGTCGCGCCCACTGATATTTCGGTATTGGTCATGGGAGAAAGCGGGGTTGGAAAAGAATTTATTCCTAAAATTATCCACGGCGAATCCAGAAGAAAGCATCAACCTTATATTGTTGTAAACTGTGGTGCAATACCGGAAGGAACAATTGATTCCGAATTATTTGGTCACGAAAAAGGTGCTTTTACAGGCGCAACTTCTACCCGAAAAGGATATTTTGAAGTGGCAGATGGCGGAACAATCTTTTTAGATGAAGTGGGGGAATTACCGATACAAACACAGGTTCGTTTGCTGCGTGTCTTAGAAAGTGGAGAGTTTATGAAAGTGGGCTCTTCTCAGGTTCAAAAAACAAATGTGAGAATTGTTGCCGCAACCAACGTAAATATGCTCAATGCGATTAATGATGGTCGATTTCGGGAAGATCTATATTATCGACTGAATACCGTGCAAATCGATATGCCGGCATTGCGCGACAGAAAAGGAGATATTCATTTGCTCTTCCGGAAATTTGCGATCGACTTTGCAGAAAAATATAGAATGCCGGAATTGGTTTTAACTGACGACGCCATTCAGTATTTAGAAAACTACCCCTTCCCGGGAAATGTTCGTCAGTTGCGAAATTTGGTGGAACAGATGACGGTTGTAGAACAGGAAAGATCCGTAAATGCAGTGAAATTATCAGAATATATTCCGATGCAGAATCAGCTCCCGGCGGTGATTCAGAAAGGCGGAGGAATTTCTTCGAGCGATTTTAATTCTGAAAGAGAAATCATGTACAAAATCCTTTTCGACATGAGAAATGATCTGAATGATCTAAAATCTCTCACTTCAGAATTGATAAAAAACCGCGGAAATAATGATCTTAGCCACCAGGAAAAGAATTTAATCAACCGTGTCTTCACTCCCGAAACACAGGTTCAAAGCCCCAACTCTCTCTTATATTTCGAAAATCAAAATCAGAATCCATATCAGAATTCCGCAGTCATTTCTAATTCTGATGAGAATTATGATGATGTAGAAGATATTGAAATCGAGGAAACAAAAGCAGATTCACTCTCCTTACAAAACAATGAAAGAGAACTGATCGTCAAAGCTTTAGAAAAGCACAAAGGCAGAAGGAACAAAGCAGCAGACGAGCTTGGGATTTCGCAAAGAACCCTTTACCGAAAAATTAAACAATATAATTTAGAAGAGTAA